Genomic segment of Fischerella sp. PCC 9605:
ACCAGGTATTTAGTGAATTTTTTATCAGAATCTGTAAAAGTACGATTTTATAGGTATCCTAGTAACCTAGGTCAAATTATCATCTCCGTAAATTACTGATATCAAAGAAATCAATTTTGACACGATCCCCAGCTTTTAACCCTAATTCTGCGGCTCGCCCCGAACGCAGTTCAATCACCTGATCGATTTGTGTTCTTGGGCCATACGTGGGACAAGGATCGGCTTTACAGGGAGGTACAGCAGCAGCGATCGCTTGGACTACCCCTTTGCGTAAAAAGACCATATCTAGGGGTACGGGTACATTTTTCATCCAAAAACTAGCAGCCAGTGGTGAAGAGAAATGAAACAGCATCCCCCGATTGTCTGGTAAAGCAGGTCGATACATCAACCCCATCTGTTGTTGTTCAGGTGTTCGTGCTACTTCTAAATCAATTTTGATGCCATTAGGAACAACGGCGCGAGCAGAAATTGGTAACTGCTGACCCTTTGTAAGTGATTGTTGCTCAGTATTCACTGGTGCAGAGGAGCTAGAACTAGGAGGTTTAGCAGGTGTTGGACTAGAACAGCCTATTAGTAGAACACCCAAAAGTAGTGAAAGCAAAGTTAGTGAACGAATCATAAATTTTAGTTAATAGTCATTTGTCATTTGTCATTGGTTAGTAGTTAGTGGATAGTGGTTAGTAGTTAGTGGTTTTTAACTATGCCCAATCCCCAATCCCCATTACCCCTTATCCCCAGAGGGGGCCCCACCTTCCCCAATTCCCAATGCCCGATGCCCGATGCTCGATGCCCGATGCCCGATGCCCACTCTCCCCATCTCCCACTCCTACTTCTAAGATTCTCTTAAGACATAACCGACACCACGCACTGTTTGAATCAAGCGCTTTTGACCTTCATCTTCTATTTTTAGGCGTAAGTAGCGAATATACACTTCTATCACATTTGATTCGCCCATAAAGTCGTAACCCCAAACATTTTCTAGAATTTGTTCCCGGGTTAATACTTCACGGGGGTGTTCCATCAGATACTTGAGCAATTCAAATTCTTTCATTGTCAAGTCTATTGCTCGTCCGTTATGAATAGCGCGGCGGGTTGCAAGGTCTAAAATTAGATCCCCAAAACGTAACTGCTCTGTCGTATCAATATCAGGTTTTAAGTACAGGCGAATTAAGTTCAAAAAATCTTCGGAACGATAAGGTTTGAGGAAGTAATCATCAGCTCCTGCTTCTAGACAAGCGACGCGATCGTCCACTGTATCCCGTGCCATTAATACCAGCACAGGCGATCGCATTCCGGCTGTTCTGAGATTTTTACACAACGAGAGTCCTGATTCTCCTGCCAGCATCCTGTCAATTACAACCAAAGCTGGTTGGCGATCGCGGCCTTGTTGCAAACCGTTTGTTCCATCATGAGCCACAACAGGATCGTAGCCAGTTTCTTTTAAATCAAAAGCGATCTGGTGTGCGAGATTTTCGTCGCTTTCAATCACCAAAACACAGGGGGTATGAGCAAGCGTCATATTAATATTTTACTTCAGATGTTGGATAGGGAAGAAGCAGTTTGGGAGTATTTGGCTATAGACATATCATAATTTGACACATTATCTAAAAAGTTTTAGCACGTTAATGTATCAGATTCAGCAATCCGAACACTCAGAAGCAATAAATTTAATCTCTAGTTCAAAATTTAGGGAATGGGGAATAGGGGAGGGGGAGAGTGGGCGAGTGGGAGATGGGGAGATGGGGAGAAAATAATTCAAAATTCAAAATTAAGAATCTTTTTGACTTTTGAATGCGTGAATGCGTGACTTTTGACTTGTTACGCCACTAACTACTAACCACTAACTACTAACCAATGACAAATGACAAATGACCATTGACTATTACGGCAATTCCACCGAAGTAGGTTTAGCAATATGTGGCAGACCCCAGCCTAGTTTCTCCCGCAAAACTCGAAAGAATTCTGGCGATTGTAGGCGAATGAATTTAGCACAATATTGCGATCGCTCTACGTGTACCCGATCCTCTGGCAAAACATAACACCCGCCATTACCATCAACCACCATCACTAACCGAGGAGTATTTACTGGGTAGATATTTACTGGTTCTGTATCGGGAAACACCAATGCCCTAGAAGCCAGAGAATGAGGACAAATAGGCACTAGCTGTAATGCAGGCACACCAGGGATTACCACAGGCCCGCCAGCACTCAATGAATAAGCTGTAGAACCAGTCGGCGTAGAAATAATCACACCATCTGCGGCAACATCGACTGGCGCGTGACGACCCACTGCAATTTCAAAATGGCACATAGAGGT
This window contains:
- the nblR gene encoding response regulator transcription factor NblR → MTLAHTPCVLVIESDENLAHQIAFDLKETGYDPVVAHDGTNGLQQGRDRQPALVVIDRMLAGESGLSLCKNLRTAGMRSPVLVLMARDTVDDRVACLEAGADDYFLKPYRSEDFLNLIRLYLKPDIDTTEQLRFGDLILDLATRRAIHNGRAIDLTMKEFELLKYLMEHPREVLTREQILENVWGYDFMGESNVIEVYIRYLRLKIEDEGQKRLIQTVRGVGYVLRES
- a CDS encoding DUF192 domain-containing protein; the protein is MIRSLTLLSLLLGVLLIGCSSPTPAKPPSSSSSAPVNTEQQSLTKGQQLPISARAVVPNGIKIDLEVARTPEQQQMGLMYRPALPDNRGMLFHFSSPLAASFWMKNVPVPLDMVFLRKGVVQAIAAAVPPCKADPCPTYGPRTQIDQVIELRSGRAAELGLKAGDRVKIDFFDISNLRR